The Blautia obeum ATCC 29174 region TATTATAACCTTTTTTTTACGAAAAAGGAATATTATTTTTAGAATTTCTGTTTTTTTACTTGCAAAAGGCAAATTCATCTGTTAAAATAAGACCTGTTGAAAAAAAGCGTCAAGGAGGTGCTATCATGGCTAAATGCGCAGTTTGTGAAAAAGGTGCTTATTTCGGAAATAATGTAAGTCATTCACATAGAAGATCTAATAAAATGTGGAAATCTAACGTGAAATCCGTTAGAGTTAAAACCGCTGCTGGCGGTGCACAGAAGATGTATGTATGTACTTCTTGTCTGAGATCCGGAAAAGTAGAAAGAGCATAATCATTTCATTAAAATGAACGAATAAGAAGAGGCACGGGATGTATCCCGTGCCTTTGTTCGTGTTATAATCACTTCTGCTGCTTGTTGTCAATAATATCATCTGCAGAACATGTGATATCCACATAGCAGGCAAAGGCCGGCTGAGATAATAATGATCACATT contains the following coding sequences:
- the rpmB gene encoding 50S ribosomal protein L28, whose amino-acid sequence is MAKCAVCEKGAYFGNNVSHSHRRSNKMWKSNVKSVRVKTAAGGAQKMYVCTSCLRSGKVERA